In Nitrosophilus alvini, the following are encoded in one genomic region:
- the yajC gene encoding preprotein translocase subunit YajC → MEGQGGAAGILGSLFPLIIIFVIFYFLIIRPQQQQAKKHKEMVESLKKGDKIITTGGIVAEVIKPEEDFIKVKLNDEVVVKIHKDYVAKKLES, encoded by the coding sequence ATGGAAGGACAAGGCGGTGCAGCAGGGATTTTGGGTTCTTTGTTTCCACTCATCATTATCTTTGTAATATTCTATTTTTTGATCATCAGGCCGCAGCAGCAGCAGGCCAAGAAACATAAAGAGATGGTTGAATCTCTCAAAAAAGGCGATAAAATTATCACTACCGGGGGTATTGTTGCCGAAGTGATAAAGCCTGAAGAGGATTTTATCAAAGTAAAGCTTAATGATGAGGTTGTTGTTAAAATTCATAAAGATTATGTAGCCAAAAAATTAGAGAGCTGA
- a CDS encoding apolipoprotein N-acyltransferase produces MRRYFNINLLIKAFFTAVIFSSFIYLAYFDINMPYLESFFGLLSFYVVLKAGKKELFWTGFFTGVLWFYWIALSFRYYGLSWMIPIMILFIGFVYGILFWTMGYLSEKAVLGILKKVFKKEKETIFLFFQVLIKSLFLLLLSHIHPFGFNWFVPELVFINSIFDTTKISFAVILLALLTLFVLPKKVKFLAFLPLVFALKGETSQPTMPPLKIYLSQTKIPQDKKWDPRYLNGIIKENFSIIDRAIEKNYDLVVLPESAFPLFLNREENIINLLKKRSLKIAIVTGALHLKGKLVYNSSFFFNKGEMTIADKVVLVPFGEEIPLPSFLGKWINEKFYNGAEDYQKASKPTDFVVKGINFRNAICYEATHPKLYAGDPKYMIAISNNAWFIPSIEPVLQNLLIKYYAEKHGTVVFHSTNIAKTDIIW; encoded by the coding sequence ATGAGGCGATATTTTAACATCAATTTACTAATAAAAGCCTTTTTTACAGCAGTAATTTTTTCCTCTTTTATATATTTGGCATATTTTGATATAAATATGCCTTATCTGGAATCTTTTTTCGGATTGCTAAGTTTTTATGTGGTACTCAAAGCCGGAAAAAAAGAGCTTTTCTGGACAGGCTTTTTTACAGGAGTTCTCTGGTTTTACTGGATAGCTCTGAGTTTTAGATACTACGGTCTATCCTGGATGATACCGATTATGATTCTGTTTATAGGTTTTGTCTACGGAATACTTTTTTGGACTATGGGATATTTGAGTGAAAAAGCGGTTTTAGGGATTTTAAAAAAAGTATTCAAAAAAGAAAAAGAGACTATTTTTTTATTTTTTCAAGTATTGATTAAATCTCTTTTTCTGCTTCTGCTCAGCCACATACATCCTTTCGGTTTTAACTGGTTTGTTCCCGAGTTGGTATTTATAAATTCGATTTTTGATACCACAAAAATCTCTTTTGCCGTAATACTTCTAGCTCTCCTTACTCTCTTTGTGCTCCCCAAAAAAGTAAAATTTCTGGCCTTTTTGCCTCTTGTTTTTGCTTTGAAAGGTGAAACTTCCCAACCCACAATGCCGCCTCTGAAAATCTATCTGAGCCAGACAAAAATTCCTCAGGACAAAAAGTGGGACCCACGGTATCTAAACGGTATCATTAAAGAGAATTTTTCCATCATAGACAGAGCCATAGAGAAAAATTATGATCTTGTTGTTCTGCCGGAAAGCGCTTTTCCTCTCTTTTTGAACAGAGAGGAAAATATTATCAATCTTTTAAAAAAAAGAAGTTTAAAAATAGCTATTGTAACAGGAGCACTTCATCTAAAAGGCAAGCTTGTATACAACTCCTCGTTTTTCTTCAATAAAGGAGAGATGACAATTGCCGACAAGGTTGTACTTGTACCTTTCGGCGAAGAGATACCGCTACCCTCTTTTTTAGGAAAATGGATAAACGAAAAATTTTATAACGGTGCGGAAGATTATCAAAAAGCCTCTAAACCGACAGACTTTGTGGTGAAAGGTATAAATTTCAGAAATGCAATATGCTATGAGGCCACACACCCAAAACTCTATGCGGGCGATCCTAAATATATGATAGCGATAAGCAACAACGCATGGTTTATACCCTCCATTGAACCGGTACTGCAAAATCTTCTTATTAAATATTATGCCGAAAAGCACGGTACAGTAGTTTTTCACTCAACAAACATTGCAAAAACTGATATTATTTGGTAA